In Candidatus Thermoplasmatota archaeon, a single window of DNA contains:
- the radA gene encoding DNA repair and recombination protein RadA codes for MKDGAEDITEITELEELPGVGSGTAEKLRNAGFGDVLSVALTMPNTLAEACELKYSDACKLVHTAKQHIKLKPLETGDIVKERRAKIQRLKIGVKDLDDLLGGGLEPCAITEFYGEFSTGKTQICHQLCVNVQLPVEKGGLEGEVVYVDTENTFRPERIESMANALKLDPAEVLKKIHVIRATSAGHQVIIGERLQELTKDINVKLLVVDSLTAHFRAEFAGRGVLTDRQQSLSKYIHNLLKFADERNCVVAATNQVVADPGKMFGDPNKPAGGNIVAHTMLFRVYLRKGQKGKKVAKLVDAPNLPEGEALFSLCEKGIRD; via the coding sequence ATGAAAGACGGAGCAGAAGATATAACTGAAATAACAGAACTGGAAGAACTGCCTGGCGTTGGTAGCGGTACCGCAGAAAAACTTCGAAACGCCGGGTTTGGCGATGTGCTCAGCGTAGCGCTCACAATGCCGAACACGCTTGCAGAAGCATGCGAATTGAAGTATTCTGATGCTTGCAAGCTCGTGCATACGGCGAAGCAGCATATAAAATTAAAGCCGCTTGAGACTGGCGATATTGTTAAAGAGAGGAGAGCTAAAATACAGCGTCTCAAGATAGGCGTGAAAGATTTGGACGATTTGCTCGGCGGTGGATTAGAGCCCTGCGCAATAACAGAATTTTACGGTGAGTTCTCTACAGGCAAAACTCAGATATGCCATCAGTTATGCGTTAACGTGCAGTTGCCTGTTGAGAAAGGCGGTTTGGAAGGCGAAGTTGTCTATGTAGATACAGAGAATACTTTTAGACCTGAACGTATCGAATCTATGGCGAATGCGCTGAAATTAGATCCTGCGGAGGTTCTTAAAAAGATACACGTTATCAGAGCTACATCTGCAGGGCATCAGGTAATTATTGGTGAACGATTACAAGAACTTACAAAAGATATCAATGTAAAACTTCTTGTTGTGGATTCTCTGACTGCGCATTTCAGAGCTGAGTTTGCAGGCAGGGGAGTGCTCACTGACAGACAGCAATCTCTAAGCAAATATATACATAACTTATTAAAATTTGCAGACGAGCGCAACTGTGTAGTTGCAGCAACAAATCAAGTAGTCGCTGATCCAGGAAAAATGTTTGGAGACCCTAACAAGCCTGCAGGCGGCAATATCGTAGCGCATACGATGCTGTTTCGCGTCTATCTAAGAAAAGGGCAGAAAGGTAAAAAAGTTGCAAAACTGGTAGATGCGCCTAATCTTCCTGAGGGCGAGGCGCTGTTTTCGTTGTGTGAGAAGGGAATCAGAGATTGA
- a CDS encoding helix-turn-helix transcriptional regulator: protein VEEYCKIIFEEYEEEPVSHTTLWRELQVLDKEGLIDTETVQTKEGATTQIYIEDIPAKILEEFLIEKLS, encoded by the coding sequence GTCGAAGAGTACTGTAAGATTATTTTTGAAGAATACGAAGAAGAGCCTGTAAGCCATACTACGCTGTGGCGTGAGCTGCAGGTTTTAGATAAAGAAGGCTTGATAGATACTGAGACTGTTCAGACAAAAGAAGGCGCTACAACGCAAATTTATATTGAAGATATTCCAGCTAAGATTTTGGAAGAATTCCTTATTGAGAAATTGTCGTGA